Proteins encoded in a region of the Mycolicibacterium duvalii genome:
- a CDS encoding peptidase, giving the protein MDFESSRAIGIAPFHSRGSLKGFVVSGRWPDSTKEWAQLLMVAVRVASLPGLLSTTTIFGAREELPDDPEPGTVGLVLAEGPVVGESAVPPGHFAECQPPALLMLHPPSETTPSLPECNGAASGCVLLPGLPHLGLEHRAAWVEAEADGTVTSMVSRVGVDPISHPDTAILAMLLAA; this is encoded by the coding sequence GTGGATTTCGAGTCCAGCCGGGCGATCGGTATCGCCCCGTTTCATTCGCGTGGATCCCTGAAGGGTTTCGTGGTGTCGGGGCGGTGGCCGGATTCCACCAAGGAATGGGCGCAGTTGCTCATGGTCGCGGTGCGAGTCGCCTCCCTGCCCGGGTTGCTCTCCACCACAACGATTTTCGGTGCACGGGAGGAGCTGCCCGACGACCCCGAACCGGGAACCGTCGGCTTGGTGCTCGCCGAGGGTCCGGTGGTCGGCGAATCCGCCGTGCCACCCGGGCATTTCGCCGAGTGCCAGCCCCCGGCACTGCTGATGTTGCATCCGCCGTCGGAGACCACGCCGTCGCTGCCCGAATGCAACGGCGCGGCGTCGGGATGTGTGTTGCTTCCCGGACTCCCCCACCTGGGCCTGGAACACCGTGCGGCGTGGGTGGAAGCCGAGGCCGACGGCACGGTGACCTCGATGGTCAGCCGTGTCGGCGTCGATCCGATCAGCCACCCCGACACCGCGATCCTGGCGATGCTGCTTGCCGCATAA
- the sodN gene encoding superoxide dismutase, Ni: protein MLHRLFNNATPAHAHCDLFCGVYDPAQAKIEALSCLKTIQKYHDSDDEHFKTRAIIIKERQAEEVKHHLMVLWADFFTKDHFEQFPNLHQLFWEGVKGAGDVKKSLDAAVAENLLKTIDQIADIFWQTDKGKQMGVYPPS, encoded by the coding sequence ATGCTGCATCGACTGTTCAACAACGCGACCCCCGCCCATGCCCACTGCGATTTGTTCTGCGGTGTCTACGATCCCGCGCAGGCCAAGATCGAAGCGCTGTCCTGCCTGAAGACGATCCAGAAGTACCACGACTCCGACGACGAGCACTTCAAGACCCGCGCGATCATCATCAAGGAGCGCCAGGCCGAAGAGGTCAAGCACCATCTGATGGTGCTGTGGGCCGACTTCTTCACCAAGGACCACTTCGAGCAGTTCCCGAACCTGCACCAGTTGTTCTGGGAGGGTGTCAAGGGCGCCGGTGACGTCAAGAAGTCGCTCGACGCCGCGGTCGCCGAGAACCTTCTCAAGACCATCGATCAGATCGCCGACATCTTCTGGCAGACCGATAAGGGCAAGCAGATGGGCGTCTACCCGCCATCCTGA
- a CDS encoding S26 family signal peptidase: MVPLLQPGDGLLAVRARDVEPGQVRVFADPRDGARYLVKRVGAVRRAGDSATFEARSDNPGAPGVTDSRHFGWVPAADSYRVVLAVRGWRVRVVRTRPVRTG, encoded by the coding sequence ATGGTGCCCTTGCTGCAACCCGGCGACGGGTTGCTGGCAGTGCGTGCACGCGACGTCGAACCCGGTCAGGTGCGGGTGTTCGCAGACCCCCGGGACGGCGCGAGGTATCTGGTCAAGCGGGTCGGCGCGGTGCGGCGTGCCGGGGATTCAGCGACGTTCGAGGCCCGGTCGGACAACCCGGGGGCGCCGGGCGTCACCGACTCGCGGCATTTCGGCTGGGTGCCGGCCGCCGACTCGTATCGCGTGGTCTTGGCGGTGCGCGGCTGGCGGGTCCGCGTCGTGCGAACCCGACCGGTCAGAACAGGATGA
- a CDS encoding rhodanese-like domain-containing protein — protein MDGPDETGVVQAQIGEVPTDFGASVTLLDVREVDEWQRGHAPGARHMPMGEVPARLDEIDRDAQLFVICHVGGRSHRVAQYLAQRGFEPINVAGGMLAWAGAGRAVVTDDGVAGTV, from the coding sequence ATGGACGGGCCCGACGAAACAGGTGTGGTGCAGGCGCAGATCGGCGAGGTGCCGACCGATTTCGGTGCCTCGGTGACGCTGCTGGACGTGCGTGAGGTCGACGAGTGGCAGCGTGGTCACGCCCCCGGGGCCCGTCACATGCCGATGGGTGAGGTCCCGGCACGACTCGACGAGATCGACCGCGACGCGCAACTGTTCGTGATCTGCCACGTGGGGGGCCGCTCCCACCGGGTTGCGCAGTACCTGGCCCAGCGCGGTTTCGAGCCGATCAACGTGGCAGGCGGCATGTTGGCGTGGGCCGGCGCCGGACGCGCGGTGGTCACCGACGACGGCGTCGCGGGCACGGTGTGA
- a CDS encoding DUF4328 domain-containing protein, protein MIQVCSQCGTRWNVRDRQRVWCPRCRGTLLAPTGSAPTAGWGRPPQPTGAPRAGGRPSLPPGLRWVAVRPGAPPPPRRRRRDLGPTPRYTSIPRWGLVEQFEQPAAQEPVRTGPSLSVVRMTLVTAMAVLGAAAFVHLVRYILLIINRTVLLNPWVAGAATWGGVVVSVVAGFMVVAAAVVLTNWLIARRAAAFAHLGQQEPRSVWMLRAGCLIPVVNLAWAPVFVIELAAAESRQKWLRGPILAWWLVWVAATALSIFSIATSFTSDAQGIADNTVTAIVAYLFGLAAVLLALQVFFGFERQPVERPSKRWVPVAVDPGPDRESAHTPAGPEEPADDGEALEARDRNPAA, encoded by the coding sequence ATGATCCAAGTGTGTTCCCAGTGCGGGACGCGGTGGAACGTGCGGGACCGGCAGCGGGTGTGGTGCCCGCGCTGCCGCGGCACCCTGCTGGCGCCGACGGGCAGCGCCCCGACCGCGGGCTGGGGACGGCCCCCTCAACCCACCGGCGCCCCCCGAGCCGGCGGTCGCCCATCGCTTCCTCCCGGTCTGCGGTGGGTCGCGGTGCGCCCGGGCGCCCCGCCGCCGCCGCGCCGCCGGCGTCGGGACCTCGGCCCGACACCGCGCTACACGAGCATCCCGCGGTGGGGTCTGGTCGAGCAGTTCGAACAGCCCGCCGCGCAGGAACCGGTGCGGACCGGGCCGTCGCTCTCGGTGGTCCGGATGACCCTGGTGACCGCGATGGCGGTGCTGGGCGCGGCGGCGTTCGTTCACCTGGTGCGCTACATCTTGCTGATCATCAATCGCACCGTGCTGCTCAACCCGTGGGTGGCGGGCGCGGCCACCTGGGGCGGCGTCGTCGTCAGCGTGGTCGCGGGTTTCATGGTGGTCGCCGCCGCGGTGGTGTTGACGAATTGGCTCATTGCCCGGCGGGCCGCCGCGTTCGCGCATCTCGGTCAGCAGGAGCCCCGGTCGGTGTGGATGTTGCGCGCGGGCTGCCTGATCCCGGTGGTCAATCTGGCCTGGGCGCCGGTCTTCGTCATCGAGCTCGCCGCCGCCGAGTCCCGGCAGAAGTGGCTGCGGGGTCCGATCCTGGCGTGGTGGCTGGTGTGGGTGGCCGCCACCGCGCTGTCGATCTTCTCGATCGCGACCAGCTTCACCTCGGATGCGCAGGGGATCGCCGACAACACGGTGACCGCCATCGTGGCCTATCTGTTCGGGCTCGCGGCCGTGCTGTTGGCGCTGCAGGTGTTCTTCGGGTTCGAGCGTCAGCCGGTGGAACGACCGTCGAAGCGGTGGGTGCCGGTCGCGGTCGACCCGGGCCCGGACCGCGAATCAGCGCACACCCCGGCGGGTCCGGAAGAACCGGCCGACGACGGCGAGGCGCTTGAGGCTCGAGACCGGAACCCGGCAGCATAG
- a CDS encoding glycerophosphodiester phosphodiesterase translates to MSPAQAGGGHPFVVAHRGASGDLPEHTRAAYERALEEGADGVECDVRLTRDGHLVCVHDRRLERTSTGTGLVSEMTLDQLRELDYGAWHPSWREDGSHGDTGLLTLDDLVSLVLDWNRPVKIFIETKHPVRYGALVETKVLALLHRYGIAAPPSADLSRAVVMSFSAAAVWRIRRAAPLLPTVLLGETSRYVGGSAATTVGATAVGPSIATLREHPELVDRAAAQGRALYCWTVDHYEDVQYCRDLGVGWIATNHPGRTKAWLQDGLTGAGRD, encoded by the coding sequence ATGAGTCCTGCCCAGGCCGGCGGAGGCCACCCGTTCGTGGTGGCCCACCGCGGTGCCTCGGGGGACCTTCCCGAACACACCCGCGCGGCCTACGAGCGCGCTCTGGAAGAAGGCGCCGACGGGGTCGAATGCGATGTGCGCCTGACCCGCGACGGCCACCTGGTCTGCGTGCACGACCGTCGGCTGGAGCGGACCTCGACGGGTACCGGGCTGGTCAGTGAGATGACCCTGGATCAGCTCCGGGAGCTGGACTATGGCGCGTGGCATCCGAGCTGGCGCGAAGACGGTAGCCACGGCGACACCGGTCTGCTGACGCTCGACGACCTGGTGTCATTGGTGCTCGACTGGAACCGCCCGGTCAAGATCTTCATCGAGACCAAGCATCCGGTCCGCTACGGCGCGCTGGTCGAGACCAAGGTGCTGGCGCTGTTGCACCGCTACGGCATCGCCGCACCGCCGTCGGCGGATTTGTCCCGCGCGGTGGTGATGTCGTTCTCGGCGGCCGCGGTGTGGCGGATCCGCCGCGCCGCGCCGCTGCTGCCGACGGTTCTGCTGGGGGAGACTTCGCGCTACGTCGGGGGCAGCGCGGCCACCACCGTCGGTGCCACCGCAGTGGGACCCTCGATCGCGACGCTGCGCGAGCACCCCGAGCTGGTCGACCGCGCCGCGGCGCAGGGCCGGGCGCTGTACTGCTGGACCGTCGACCACTACGAGGACGTGCAGTACTGCCGGGACCTCGGGGTCGGGTGGATCGCGACGAATCACCCGGGCCGGACGAAAGCCTGGCTGCAGGACGGCCTGACCGGCGCCGGCCGGGACTGA
- a CDS encoding LCP family protein has product MTGDGAPDRREPPQAIRRDPNHRPAWPPNPATPPRRTTSPPPAPPRREPPRQQPPPPPPRRPVPPRRPAPPRQQPPPAPPPPRRPAPPPSPPSRASRRRRRRWPRIVLVCLLLLVAGFVATGVWLDSSLQRVAALPDAADRPASAVGTTWLLVGSDSRSDLTPEQQAALTTGGDLGNSRTDTILLVHLPGLGSSTAPTVVSIPRDSYVEIPGYGSDKINAAYTVGGAPLLTQTVEQATGLRIDHYAEIGFGGFARLVDAVGGVTICPAEPIDDPLAGIDLPAGCQRVDGPAALGFVRSRATARADLDRMINQRQFVSTLVQRAASPAVWLNPLRWYPMMRAVVDTLTVGEGEHVWDLGRLAWALRGDVVTVTVPIGEFTSNGSGAIVVWDDSAAGQLFAALASDSPIPQAVLDAATP; this is encoded by the coding sequence GTGACCGGAGACGGTGCGCCCGACCGGCGCGAACCACCGCAGGCGATCCGGCGCGACCCGAACCACCGGCCGGCGTGGCCGCCGAACCCAGCCACCCCGCCTCGCCGGACGACGTCCCCGCCTCCGGCGCCGCCGCGCCGCGAACCGCCCCGTCAGCAACCGCCGCCCCCACCGCCCCGACGGCCCGTCCCCCCGCGTCGCCCCGCGCCTCCGCGTCAGCAACCGCCGCCTGCGCCGCCCCCGCCGCGCCGTCCGGCGCCACCCCCGTCTCCGCCGTCGCGAGCGTCCCGACGCCGCCGGCGGCGCTGGCCCCGGATCGTGCTCGTCTGCCTGCTACTGCTGGTCGCCGGTTTCGTCGCGACCGGCGTCTGGCTTGATTCGTCGTTGCAGCGGGTCGCCGCCCTACCCGACGCGGCGGACAGACCGGCCTCGGCGGTCGGGACCACCTGGCTGCTGGTGGGCTCGGACAGCCGCAGTGATCTGACCCCTGAGCAGCAGGCCGCCCTGACCACCGGCGGCGACCTCGGCAACAGCCGCACCGACACCATCCTGCTCGTCCACCTGCCCGGCCTGGGTTCATCGACCGCACCCACCGTGGTGTCGATCCCCCGCGATTCCTACGTCGAGATACCCGGCTACGGCAGCGACAAAATCAACGCCGCGTACACCGTCGGCGGCGCACCGCTGCTGACCCAGACCGTCGAGCAGGCGACCGGCCTGCGCATCGACCATTACGCCGAGATCGGCTTCGGCGGGTTCGCCCGCCTGGTGGACGCGGTGGGCGGGGTCACGATCTGTCCCGCCGAACCCATCGACGACCCGCTGGCCGGCATCGACCTGCCGGCCGGCTGTCAGCGCGTCGACGGTCCCGCCGCCTTGGGGTTCGTGCGCAGCCGAGCCACGGCCCGCGCGGATCTCGACCGGATGATCAATCAACGCCAGTTCGTCTCGACCCTGGTGCAGCGCGCTGCCAGCCCGGCGGTGTGGCTCAACCCGCTGCGCTGGTATCCGATGATGCGCGCAGTGGTCGACACGCTGACCGTCGGAGAGGGTGAGCATGTCTGGGACCTGGGCCGGCTGGCCTGGGCACTACGCGGCGACGTGGTCACGGTCACCGTGCCGATCGGCGAGTTCACATCCAACGGCTCCGGCGCCATCGTGGTGTGGGACGACTCGGCCGCCGGCCAACTCTTCGCGGCCCTGGCCTCGGACTCACCAATCCCGCAAGCCGTGCTCGACGCCGCGACCCCCTAG
- a CDS encoding CPBP family intramembrane glutamic endopeptidase: MSGGPDDLDATARRALRIEIVVVLAVTFALSAYTASLRLIEGVLLGLSEQTVAINPRRSPFDLIDLGLNLAALFQLLAWGALAVYLLWRSGHGLSRIGLGRIRWRKDVLGGVGLALVIGVPGLALYQISRILGVNSAVEAAELNDTWWRIPMLLLLSFGNGWAEEVVVVGFLLTRLRELRVNPWIALVASSLLRGVYHLYQGFGAGLGNVAMGLVFGYAWQRTGRLWPLIIAHTLIDAVAFVGYSLLAGQLGWLR, from the coding sequence ATGAGCGGCGGCCCCGACGACCTCGACGCGACGGCGCGGCGTGCCCTGCGCATCGAGATCGTCGTCGTGCTGGCGGTCACGTTCGCGCTCAGCGCATACACCGCGTCGCTGCGGCTGATCGAGGGCGTGCTGCTGGGCCTGTCGGAGCAGACGGTCGCGATCAATCCCCGCCGCTCCCCGTTCGACCTCATCGATCTCGGATTGAATCTGGCCGCGCTGTTCCAGCTGCTGGCCTGGGGTGCGCTGGCCGTGTATCTGTTGTGGCGCAGCGGCCACGGCCTCAGTCGCATCGGCCTGGGCCGGATCCGGTGGCGCAAGGACGTCCTCGGCGGGGTGGGCCTGGCCCTGGTCATCGGCGTGCCCGGCCTGGCGCTCTACCAGATCTCCCGAATTCTCGGTGTCAACTCCGCGGTCGAGGCCGCCGAGCTCAACGACACGTGGTGGCGCATCCCGATGCTTTTGCTGCTGTCGTTCGGTAACGGCTGGGCCGAGGAAGTGGTCGTCGTCGGGTTTCTGTTGACCCGGTTGCGGGAGCTGCGCGTCAATCCGTGGATCGCGCTGGTGGCGTCCAGCCTGCTGCGCGGGGTCTACCACCTGTACCAGGGGTTCGGCGCCGGACTCGGCAATGTCGCGATGGGCCTGGTGTTCGGTTACGCATGGCAGCGGACGGGCCGGCTGTGGCCGCTGATCATCGCTCACACGTTGATCGACGCGGTGGCTTTCGTCGGCTACTCCCTGCTGGCGGGGCAACTGGGTTGGCTGCGCTGA
- a CDS encoding DUF2470 domain-containing protein: MASPVPNKAPSTAERIRSLCARPCSAIVAVEGLDPTPTPVHHLLRDGSFAITVPVGDALHERVISAGHAGIQAVLEMTDYAPLPLREPVRSLVWIQGRVREVPGSEVSVMLDLIAASDPNPALLQVNSDHALMRLEIESVVVADSTGAESVPLSRLLGARPDPFCAMESGWLQHLDSAHREIVDRLAARLPQPLRRGRVRPLGLDRYGVQLRVEGQDGDHDVRLPFTKPVDDVSGLSQAIRVLMGCPFLNGLRARGV, from the coding sequence ATGGCTTCCCCGGTACCGAACAAGGCACCGAGCACGGCAGAACGAATCCGCAGCCTGTGCGCACGGCCGTGCAGCGCGATCGTCGCGGTCGAAGGACTCGACCCGACCCCGACGCCGGTGCACCATCTGCTACGGGATGGGTCGTTCGCGATCACCGTCCCCGTGGGCGACGCGTTGCACGAGCGGGTCATCTCCGCTGGGCACGCCGGTATCCAGGCGGTGCTTGAGATGACCGACTACGCGCCCCTGCCACTGCGCGAACCGGTGCGCTCCCTGGTGTGGATTCAGGGCAGGGTGCGCGAGGTGCCCGGCAGCGAGGTGTCCGTCATGCTCGACCTCATCGCCGCATCGGACCCCAACCCCGCTCTGCTACAGGTGAACTCGGACCACGCTTTGATGCGCCTGGAGATCGAGTCGGTCGTGGTGGCCGATTCCACCGGCGCCGAGTCGGTGCCCCTGTCCCGGTTGCTCGGCGCGCGACCGGACCCGTTCTGCGCCATGGAGTCCGGCTGGCTGCAGCACCTGGATTCGGCACACCGGGAGATCGTCGACCGCCTCGCAGCCCGCCTGCCCCAGCCGTTGCGGCGGGGCCGGGTCCGGCCGCTGGGACTGGACCGCTACGGCGTGCAGCTGCGTGTGGAGGGCCAGGACGGCGATCACGATGTCCGGTTGCCGTTCACCAAACCCGTCGACGACGTCTCGGGGCTGAGCCAGGCCATCCGCGTGCTGATGGGCTGCCCGTTCCTGAACGGATTGCGCGCCCGCGGGGTCTAG
- the pheA gene encoding prephenate dehydratase, whose amino-acid sequence MPGIAYLGPEGTFTEAALRAIEADGLIPVNGAAPGRPAPVAPITKDSTDAALAAVRSGEADFACVPIENSIEGSVLPTLDSLAEGTPLQIYAELTLDVSFTIATRPQLDRTQVRTVAAFPVAAAQVKRWLAEHLPESQLVPANSNAAAAQDVAAGRADAAVTTALAAARYRLDELAAGVVDEANARTRFVLIGPPGPPPARTGADRTSVVLRLHNVPGALVSAMTELSIRDIDLTRIESRPTRTEMGTYVFFLDFVGHIDDEPVAEALRALHRRCADLRYLGSWPTGALAGAAPPAFDEASAWLRRLRDGTP is encoded by the coding sequence GTGCCCGGCATCGCCTATCTCGGACCCGAGGGAACCTTCACCGAGGCCGCGCTGCGCGCGATCGAGGCCGACGGACTGATCCCGGTCAACGGGGCCGCGCCAGGTCGACCAGCGCCCGTCGCTCCGATCACCAAGGACAGCACCGACGCCGCGTTGGCCGCGGTGCGCAGTGGCGAGGCCGACTTCGCCTGCGTGCCGATCGAGAACTCGATCGAGGGTTCGGTGCTGCCGACCCTGGACAGCCTCGCCGAGGGCACACCGCTGCAGATCTACGCCGAGCTCACCCTCGACGTGTCCTTCACCATCGCGACGCGGCCGCAGTTGGACCGGACGCAGGTGCGCACGGTCGCCGCGTTTCCCGTCGCGGCCGCACAGGTCAAGCGGTGGCTCGCCGAGCATCTGCCGGAAAGTCAACTGGTCCCGGCGAATTCGAACGCCGCGGCTGCGCAGGATGTCGCGGCGGGCCGGGCCGATGCCGCGGTGACCACGGCACTGGCCGCGGCGCGCTATCGGCTCGACGAGCTGGCGGCCGGCGTCGTCGACGAAGCCAACGCGCGCACCCGCTTCGTGCTGATCGGACCGCCGGGCCCGCCGCCGGCCCGCACCGGCGCCGACCGCACCTCGGTGGTCCTGCGGCTGCACAACGTGCCGGGTGCGCTGGTATCGGCGATGACCGAGCTGTCGATCCGCGACATCGACCTGACGAGGATCGAGTCCCGTCCCACCCGCACCGAGATGGGCACCTACGTCTTCTTCCTGGACTTCGTCGGTCACATCGACGACGAGCCGGTGGCCGAAGCGCTGCGTGCACTGCATCGGCGCTGCGCCGATCTGCGGTATCTCGGGTCCTGGCCCACCGGTGCCCTGGCGGGTGCCGCGCCGCCGGCGTTCGACGAGGCGTCGGCATGGCTGCGGCGGCTGCGGGACGGTACCCCGTGA
- a CDS encoding histidine phosphatase family protein: protein MSGRLVLVRHGQSRGNVDRRLDTLPPGAELTDLGREQARTFARGLARRPGLIAHSIATRAVQTATEIHQMISVTAGTAAREVHGIHEVQVGALENRNDDEAHDEFNAIYRRWHAGELDVALPGGESGRDVLDRYVPVLEELRAEYLAHETWHDDIVVVSHGAAIRLVSAVLAGLDSRFAVDHHLANTEAVVLTPTGAGRWSCVQWGALVPPFDPEPVVVTDPPSSADPMG, encoded by the coding sequence GTGAGCGGACGGTTGGTGCTGGTACGGCACGGTCAGTCGCGCGGCAACGTCGACCGCCGGCTCGACACCCTGCCCCCGGGAGCCGAGCTGACCGACCTGGGCCGTGAGCAGGCGCGCACTTTCGCGCGGGGGCTGGCGCGGCGGCCGGGCCTGATCGCCCACTCGATCGCGACGCGGGCGGTGCAGACCGCCACCGAGATCCATCAGATGATCAGTGTGACCGCCGGGACGGCCGCCCGCGAGGTGCACGGCATCCACGAGGTGCAGGTCGGTGCGCTGGAGAACCGCAACGACGACGAAGCCCACGACGAGTTCAACGCGATCTACCGGCGCTGGCACGCCGGCGAGCTCGATGTTGCGCTGCCCGGTGGCGAGTCCGGGCGCGACGTGCTCGACCGTTATGTGCCGGTGCTCGAGGAGCTCCGCGCGGAGTACCTCGCCCACGAGACGTGGCACGACGACATCGTCGTGGTCAGCCACGGTGCGGCGATCCGGTTGGTGTCGGCCGTGCTGGCCGGCCTGGACAGCCGATTCGCCGTGGACCACCATCTGGCCAACACCGAGGCGGTCGTGCTGACGCCGACCGGCGCGGGCCGGTGGAGTTGTGTGCAGTGGGGCGCGCTGGTGCCGCCGTTCGACCCGGAGCCGGTGGTGGTCACCGACCCGCCGTCGTCAGCTGACCCGATGGGCTGA
- a CDS encoding metallopeptidase family protein has product MAVRMSSRRFDELVGDALDLIPPELAAAIDNVVILVAERHDEEPDLLGLYEGVALTERDSWYAGSLPDTITIYRDALLDICDTEQQVVDEVAITVIHEVAHHFGIDDERLHELGWA; this is encoded by the coding sequence ATGGCCGTGCGGATGAGTTCGCGGCGGTTCGACGAGTTGGTGGGCGACGCACTCGATCTCATCCCGCCCGAGCTCGCCGCGGCGATCGACAACGTGGTGATCCTGGTGGCTGAGCGCCACGACGAGGAACCCGACCTGCTCGGGCTCTACGAAGGCGTCGCGCTGACCGAGCGGGACTCCTGGTACGCCGGCTCGCTGCCCGACACGATCACCATCTATCGGGATGCGCTGCTCGACATCTGCGACACCGAGCAACAGGTCGTCGACGAGGTCGCCATCACCGTGATCCACGAGGTGGCCCACCATTTCGGCATCGACGACGAGCGCCTGCACGAGTTGGGCTGGGCCTGA
- a CDS encoding septum formation family protein: protein MERMSEPSPDSVRDAPAPSSRGASRGWWRSLQAEATRRALLLTALGGLLIAGVITALPQTDRASGLTANSISLGPRGNATFDNATSGDCLTWPDRTPDAAEIVDCAAEHRFEVAASVDMRTFPGSEYGPEAPPPSPARIQQISQEQCTAAVKRYLGPRFDPNSRFTVSMLWAGEKAWRQSGERRMLCGLQLPGPNNQQMLFTGRVAEIDQSKVWPPGTCLGIDPGTNQPTDIPVDCAAPHAMEVTGAVNLAERFPDALPPEPEQDTYIKDTCTKLTDAYLAPIQLRNTTLTLIYSTISLPSWAAGSKQVSCSIGATLGNGGWSTLLNSAKGPLLINGQPPVPPPDIPAERLNLPPIPMPDDSESSSSSSSSSSSSSQSGSSSGSSSQSGSSSSQSDTGQDTQHMPQMAPPPPAPEPPPGAAPPPPPPAAPPPPPPPPFGLPPPPPPPAPAPAPPADPFAPPPPAP from the coding sequence ATGGAGCGGATGTCCGAACCGAGTCCTGATTCCGTGCGCGACGCGCCCGCACCTTCTTCGCGTGGCGCCTCGCGCGGATGGTGGCGCAGCCTGCAAGCCGAAGCGACCCGGCGCGCGCTGCTGCTCACCGCGCTCGGCGGCCTGCTGATCGCCGGGGTCATCACCGCCCTGCCGCAGACCGATCGGGCCAGCGGACTGACCGCGAACTCGATCTCGCTCGGGCCGCGCGGCAATGCCACCTTCGACAACGCCACCAGCGGTGACTGCCTGACCTGGCCCGATCGCACGCCGGACGCGGCCGAGATCGTCGACTGCGCGGCCGAGCACCGGTTCGAGGTGGCCGCGTCGGTGGACATGCGGACCTTCCCGGGCAGCGAGTACGGACCGGAAGCCCCGCCACCGTCACCGGCGCGCATCCAGCAGATCAGCCAGGAGCAGTGCACCGCCGCGGTGAAGCGCTATCTCGGTCCGCGCTTCGACCCCAACAGCCGCTTCACGGTGAGCATGCTGTGGGCGGGAGAGAAGGCCTGGCGGCAGTCCGGCGAGCGCCGCATGCTGTGCGGGCTGCAGCTCCCCGGACCGAACAACCAGCAGATGCTGTTCACCGGCCGCGTCGCCGAGATCGACCAGTCCAAGGTGTGGCCGCCGGGGACCTGCCTGGGCATCGACCCGGGCACCAATCAGCCCACCGACATCCCGGTCGACTGCGCCGCCCCGCATGCGATGGAGGTCACCGGCGCCGTCAACCTCGCCGAGCGGTTCCCGGACGCGCTACCGCCCGAACCGGAGCAGGACACCTACATCAAGGACACCTGCACGAAGCTGACCGACGCGTACCTGGCGCCGATCCAGCTGCGCAACACCACGCTGACGCTGATCTACAGCACGATCTCGCTGCCCAGCTGGGCGGCGGGTAGCAAGCAGGTGTCGTGCAGCATTGGCGCCACCCTCGGCAACGGCGGGTGGTCGACGCTGCTCAACAGCGCCAAGGGCCCGCTGCTGATCAACGGTCAGCCGCCGGTGCCCCCGCCCGACATCCCGGCAGAACGCCTCAACCTGCCGCCGATCCCGATGCCGGACGACTCGGAATCGTCGTCGTCGTCATCCTCGTCCTCGTCCTCGTCCTCGCAGTCGGGCAGCTCGTCCGGATCGTCGAGCCAGAGCGGTTCGTCATCCAGCCAGAGCGACACCGGCCAGGACACCCAACACATGCCACAGATGGCGCCCCCGCCACCGGCCCCTGAGCCGCCGCCCGGCGCCGCGCCGCCGCCCCCGCCGCCGGCTGCACCGCCACCCCCGCCGCCACCGCCTTTCGGGCTTCCGCCGCCCCCACCGCCGCCCGCGCCCGCGCCGGCGCCGCCGGCCGATCCGTTCGCGCCGCCCCCACCCGCCCCGTAG